Part of the Carassius auratus strain Wakin chromosome 8, ASM336829v1, whole genome shotgun sequence genome is shown below.
TTCGACACATATAAGTGATCCCACTACGATCTAAACGTTAAATGTAATCCTACTCTTAAAACTGCTTGGCAAACATGCTGCAACAAAGCATTCACAACATCTGATTGTCTTGGTGTGCCTAAATGTTATCTTTCGGTGAGATACATGGTTTGGCGACAAAATAGTATTAGACAAAACACTGCAGAGAATCATTTGGATGATCAGAGGGGTgtccacataaacacacacacacacatgcactttgTCTTATCTCAGAGCTGTACCTTTAGTTCCTTGAAGAAGACACAGCTTCTTGCCCACTCGACTATTGAGAACAATGTCTGGTCTGCCATGACACACAACAGGCTGGACGGCCGTGGTTTGTCCAGCTTCCCCTTGCCGCTTTGCTCCTGGTGCAGGTATGCACAGATCTTTCCTCTCACCTGGAAACATGAAGCAGAACACAGAGCAGCGAAGTCAAATTGAGAAGTCAGTGTATAAGAATTTTGTGTGATATTAAATACCTTTGCTCTGTTTTGAACTTAAATACTGCAGAATTGAAAAATCGAaaatcttttatttaatattgaaataCGTGTCACATAATTAAGTGGCAAATGTTGTTCAGTTCCCTCGAAATACAAAATACTAAAGAaaaagtggtaacactttacaatacggtTCTATTAGCTAAAGGCACTAACGATGACCAATAAGTGTTTATGAATTTTTGGTAATcttagttaataataatacattgctCATTGCAAATTCATGTtcgctcaggtccattaaatattCTTGACAGAtacaactttagatttttttgtaatggATTATGTActgttaactaagattaataaatgcaatgtattttttactgttagttcatgttaccTAAACAAACAGTAggtaactaatgttaacaaatggcatcTTAAGAGAtaccaaaaaatattatattattaaaataaaatatagaacatccaattcataaaaacactgatagtaataatagttaaataaataaaaatacaaatgttacaCTTGTCTTTGGTCTGTTTTGACCGTCTAAGTGAGAAATGCCAAAGGTTTGAATTGAACAGTGCACCCTTTGAAATCCCAGAATTCTCCTCccgttaaagggacagttcaatcaaaaataaaaactcaacaaTCCTGTGTTATTCCAAACCTAGATGAGAAAATTAAGTGGCTaaagtcttgtttttttctttaatgtttaaaatcttcggtaacactttagaataaggttccattagttaatgttagttaatgtattaattaacatgaacaaacaatgaataatacatttattactgtatttattcatattcgttaatgttagttaatgaaaatacagttattcattgttagttcatggtaattcacagtgcattaactaatgttaacaagcacaacttttgatttaaataatgcattagtaaatgttgaaattaacatgaactaagacttataaatgctgtagaaggattgttcttgcttagttcatgttaacgaaagtagttaactaacattaactaatggaaccttattctaaagtgttaccaaatcttCTTTTGCATTCAGAACAGGTTTGTAAAAACTGTAAAGACAGCTTTTGAATTATTGTTCAATCCgtgctagatttttttttttttcaagattagtAAAAGTTATTTTTCGGGTAAACAAAATTGTGTTTAGTTTAGTACATCTAAGTTAACTGATTTTTTTCAAGTCATTTAATCTGACTAAATtaacctgaaaaaaatgtaaagtcatttttataggctaaataaaatagatttctttatttagtctttttagtGGCGTGATTAATCTTCAGATGATTTAACTCATACCTGCTCTTCATCTGGATCACAGCTGACCAGCTCGAGCACCAGCGGGGGCAAGCCAGGGTTCATGGGGCTGGTGTGCGGGGACGCAGGCATGCAGCCGTCAGGGTACGGGTACCCCAGCGAGGAGTCTGGTGAGCTGGAGTACGCGTCTGGATATTCAGCTTTAATCGATCTGCTGGGTAAGGAGGGAGCAGTGTAGTGGTACTGAGCCGGGAATGAACCATAGCTCTGCAGCGCTACACCCAGGGCCGGGGGGCAGAGAGGAGGGCAGTCGTACTCCAGAGAGGACAGAGAAGTGGGATGGAGTCCTGAGAGCGATCCGGGAAGCTGGTATTCTGTCTGAGAGCTGGACAGGAGAGACGGGTTGGCCTCTATTTTAAAACCGCTGGCTCGAATTAAAGCTCTCTTCTGCTGTTTCAGGGCACGGTCCCGCTTGTACATGGGACCGAACTTGTTCCTTCCTCCTCTCATTCGGTCTGTACGGACAGCTGGGAGGAAAGAGGTTGAAAGTGTTATAGGAtgcatatcaaatattatttacattttgcagacATGCTGTTTGTCTGATACAATTGGAAGCGTAAGCCTATTTTAAGAGCACAGTGGATAAAAGGCCAAATAAAGCAAGGAATGCTGGGCACGGTTTCGCTTAAGTAAGGCAGGGCAAAAGCAAATGGATATTTCTCTTCATATGGACATTTTCCGGGCTGGTTTTTGTGAACTCTCAACATGAATCCGCGAGTCTTATCAGCGCGTGAGGAATGTGTCACAGGCGCGCGCGGAAACAGGTGCTTCTCTGCACTCGGCCTGGGAATCGCGCGCACAGAGAGCAAAATAAGATACTGGACAAGGATATTTTCCATCTGTGAaaatttctaataaaataaataagttatttaataataattgaaattaaTTTGGAAGAAAATAAGCTTGGGTCACTTGATCATAAATGgctatgaaatattaaaaaaattatattttgaacaaGATGTTAACTAACTGGTATATATTCACATTTTGCCCAATGTGTCAAAACACatgttttttattactttaagtaaggcttttatatatatacatatatatatatatatatatatatatatatatatatatatatatatatatatatatatatatatatatatatatttaaatctttcATCTTCTGAGTTTAAACTCCATAATAAgtgttattaaatattcaatCATGATAATGAAATTTTGCATTAAAGGCTTTCCCCTTTCtctaaatatattgatattttactaaaatgtcattaatgactaGCGATGCTTGTCGAAATACCATAAACACATATAATACATGATTTAATGTCAAATAATAAGCATTATATTCTCTCAGGACCAGCTGTTCAACACAACAGTATTAGAATCAGGACAATAAGGTTGGCTTTTTAAATGATAAGATATCTTATACATTCTTTACAGCAAAACCTTTTCTGTTTTCTCCACATTTAACGAGAAGCCGCACGGCTCACCCTCGAGTCTCATGCCGACGCTGAGGCACTTCTGGAAGCGACAGAAGGGGCATCTCTTCCTCTGGGTTTTGTCGATGCCACAGTCCTGGTTCTGTGTGCACGTGTATCTCTTGTTATTCTGAACCGTCCTCTTGAAAAAACCCTGTCAAGATGATGCACACAATAAGGATTATATTCTGACAAGCTCTgtttaaaaacaacagcaatataGCATATAATCATATTGGATTGTTCTAAATGAACATATCATCTAAAAATGAGTCTGGGCTTTCTCACAGGAATATGGATGTAAATGTGAACAGActgtctgtttacagtcaatgcATTTGCATacataataaaaccaaaaataaatacattaataaagatTGGGTTAGAtcttattttaaggtgtccttgttacagggaaattatacatttaagtactaagTAATATTAACAACACGTGCTTAGGGttatttgcatgcatgcattttttcaTAATATAGCCTATAGGCTAC
Proteins encoded:
- the nr5a1a gene encoding steroidogenic factor 1a, translating into MDFTADEELQELCPVCGDKVSGYHYGLLTCESCKGFFKRTVQNNKRYTCTQNQDCGIDKTQRKRCPFCRFQKCLSVGMRLEAVRTDRMRGGRNKFGPMYKRDRALKQQKRALIRASGFKIEANPSLLSSSQTEYQLPGSLSGLHPTSLSSLEYDCPPLCPPALGVALQSYGSFPAQYHYTAPSLPSRSIKAEYPDAYSSSPDSSLGYPYPDGCMPASPHTSPMNPGLPPLVLELVSCDPDEEQVRGKICAYLHQEQSGKGKLDKPRPSSLLCVMADQTLFSIVEWARSCVFFKELKVGDQMRLLHNCWSELLLLDHICRQVHHGRDNSLLLITGQEVDLSAVSDAGPPLVSMVQRGQELARRLQLLQVDRREMACLKFLILFNPNVKLLENQQYVESLQEQVNSALLEYTLYSYPQCLDRFSQLILRLAEVRSLSVQAEDFLCYKHLCGEVPCNNLLIEMLHAKRSTAV